The genomic interval TGCGGCCCATGGCGCTCCCACGCCGCTGCTGCCGCCGCTGCTGCCCGCCCCTTCCGCCGGAACGCCGGCACTTCTGCCCCCCCGCCCCCCGGGACCGCCTGATCCCGGCCCCAGAGTCCAGCCTGCGGTAGACGGGGTTTGCTTCAGGCTGGGGAGCCTCCGGCTGCTCCACCTTCCTCCCAGCTAAAGGTTCTGCGGCGCTGCCTTGCGCGGAGAACGTGGCAGCGCCGCGCCCGATCTCACCGCCCGAGACTCGTTCTGACGCTCCAGAGTGTTTTGCATCTACACTTTTTGAATAAGTGTCACTCTTCCGAATAGTGTGTTTTGCATCTACACTTTTTAAATAAGTGTCACTCTTCCGAATAGTTAACATCTACAGTTCTTCAACAGAGCATTCTCCAATAGAGCTCTGAGTTTATTTCAGTTGTCATTTCAGCTATTGTCATTTCTCGGTGTTAGCAGagcatgtgctgctgctcttagCCAGGGAAGGCAATTGTGGAGATGGGTCTTGGCTCTGATGCTGTCCAAGTCAGCCGTGATTTCTGTAGTGGTGGAGAGAGGTACTGGCATGAGTTGGTGCTGCCATCCTTTGATGGCTTAGAGTGACATTGGCTGAGCTCCTGAGCCTTTATTGCTCCCCTGTTCTCACCTTAGAAATGGGTGTAATGCCTGTGTGGTGGCCAGCTGACTTCTGTAGTGTTGTTTAACATCTACAGTTCTTCAACAGAGCATTCTTCAATAGAGCTCTGAGTTTGTTTCAGTTGTCATTTCAGCTACTGTCATTTCTCGGTGTTAGCAGagcatgtgctgctgctcttagCCAGGGAAGGCAATTGTGGAGATGGGTCTTGGCTCTGATGCTGTCCAAGTCAGCCGTGATTTCTGTAGTGGTGGAGAGAGGTACTGGCATGAGTTGGTGCTGCCATCCTCTGATGGCTTAGAGTGACATTGGCTGAGCTCCTGAGCCTTTATTGCTCCCCTGTTCTCACCTTAGAAATGGGTGTAATGCCTGTGTGGTGGCCAGCTGACTTCTGTAGTGTTGTGGGGGCAGCCAAAGCCAGCCCCCCCCCAGCCCGCAGAGCACGATGAGTCCTGACAGGAGTCCTGTCACGGCCTGGGAGTCCCTCGTCCACAGCCAGCTTTCCTTTATCAGCTTGCTCACTGCTTGCGCTCTTTTCCTGGCCTGTCCTTTCACCAGCAGAAATGCGGAAAAACCAGTTCTGTGGTTAATTGCTGCACTTCCCTCCACGCCCATGGGGCaggtctcctcctcctcctcctcctcctcacgCACAGTCTGGGTGCACTTCACCCTCCAGCCTCTTTTCCCCTGCCTGTGCTCGGCCGGCTCAGGTGCACTGACAGGCCTCTGTACCCTTTCCATTAACCTTAACCTTAGGCTTCTCTTgccttcctcttttccctctctctgccaGAGCCTGTTTCTCTGGTGGCTCCTTCTCTCCTGGATAACGCAGTGGGTTGGCCTGCAGGTGCATAAGGTGCAGGCAGCTGCCCTCCTGGCCCTGTCCTGCCCCGCCTGCAGGGACACCATTCCGAAGCGATGGCTGGAGGAAACGAGCGGAGCATGAAGGCCCTGAAGGAAGTgtggaaaagagcagagaacTCTTTGTGTGCAGACTGTGGGAAGCCAGGTGAGTCCCCCAAGGATGGTGGAGGAAGAGTTGGACgcagggggctggggctgatcTCTACCGGCCGCTTAGTGCTGGCTGCCTGGACTGCACAGGAGCCTGGGGTGGAAAGAGGGGGGAGACATCGCTCTGGGTATTCATCTCCTCTCCCTGGAGGTGGGCTGGcaagggaggagggagaagatgCTGCCGTAGCACTGGTGGGAAGGACAGGGGTGTGGGAGTGCCAGATTAGCAGGGGCCCCGTAGCTGCAGCACCGTGGGATGTAGTCATGTCAGATCTCAAATGCAAACCAAGGTCATGCCCAGTCAGGACCTGACAGGAAAGCTCCCAGTGAAATCCTAACTTCTCCAGAAAGAAGGGATGATTCAGGAGGGCATTGTCTCAGCCATGACTCAGCTCTGAACTGACAACCTGCCGTAGTTGCCTGGGAAATTTAGTTGACTGAAGGTCTTGCCCTCTCAGAAGGGTATCCAGTTTGAGGTCCTACAAGTGCTGCTAAAAACACCCATCATACACCTCCAAAAAGTGTGCACTACCCAAGCCAAATTAAGACTGGGCAAATTAGTACCATTTTGCCCTACTTAATTATTCCAGGAGAGTTTTTGATTCAAGGTTGTTTTCCACTCCCTGAGCTAAACATTGTTAGGAGTTTGCTCTGTGATGCACTAGACAACTCCTGGGGTCTTTTCCCAGAGGTGGTTGCATTTTCGTCTGGGCAATTCTTTACACAGAGGGAGTTCACAGAGCACTTTGGCATTTTTCAAGATATAGgtcatttaaaaatcagtcaAAGTGATTGGAAAGGGGAATGAATAGCTGTGGTGTTTTTCCTGCCTGGCATCCATGCCTTGGGTGCTAATTACTCAGCTCAGACGAAACTGTGGTCACCAGCTCCCTGTTTCTCAGGACTACATTCTCAGGTGAGGCATGTCTCCCAGGGATATTCACCACTTCTAGCTATACCCTTTTCCATATTCTTAGATCCTGACTGGGCATCCTCCACTTTGGGTGTCTTTATATGCCTCAGCTGTTCAGGAATTCACCGCAACATCCCCAGCATCAGCAAAGTCAAATCCCTGAAGATGGACTACTGGGATGATGCTCAGGTGCAGGTGAGATCTTTATCCCCATGGCTATGGCAGGTGGTTTGGACTAGACTATACACTCAGTGTCCTGGTAAAATTCGTCCTTTGACCTCACAGAGCTGGAATGTAATCTGATTTGATCAGTCTCTTTTCTACTCATGATAATCAGGAATAACTCCCCACAACCCACTGGAGGGGGAGGATATACACGTGCCTTATGTGTCTCCTCATGTCCTGTTACTCTATGGCAAATGCAGAGCTCTTGCAATGTATTCTTACTAAGGCTTAGAGTCTTTGCTTAGGGTCTACATTACTTGTTTTCCACTTGCCAAGACCATCCAGCCTCAATTTCTCCTCTTGATTTCAGCAGTCCAATTCCATTCTCCAAGAAAAGTTTCCAGATCTAATATGATCTCTTGAGAAAAATGGCACTTATGAGAACTTGATTTCTCCCCGTTACAGCCCCCTCAACTCACTAATCTTCCGgggactgaaaatattttctggagatccaaagaaaataatctgtgtcTCGTTGCTCTTTGGAAGAGGTTGGAATGTCATTCCAGATAGCATTGCAGAGCTGTTGTCAAACTCTGCAGGAGATGTGGGGGCATGGCATCAAATCCACTGAATGTGTGTGCACCCAGCCTTACGGAAGTGACGTTTATGGCACTCTGTTGATTCAGGTGCAATCACTGTAATGTCTGAGAGTAGGTGAGACCTTTGAGACCCAGCTTCCTGCAGCCAGACTGCTGGCATGTTGCaatggagggaaaagagaatgcTCCATTAGAGTTTGATGTGCATCTAGCCCTGTAGTTggtcaggaaagaaaagcccCACCATGAGTCTGCATCAAAGGCAAGGCACTAACTCTCTGTCTAACTCTGCAGTTTCTGGCCAAGCATGGGAATGCTGTGACTAAAGCCATGTATGAAGCTCACATCCCTATTTACTATTACCAGCCAACCTACAATGACTGCCAGTAAGTTGCTGCGTGCAGAAGAAAAGGGGGAAGGGCAAATCTCTGTTCCTCTAATTCCTCTGGTTTGTTTCTGAGCTACCTGTCACCTCTCTCCTTAGAGTGCTGAGAGAACAGTGGATACGGGCCAAATATGAACGCAAAGAATTTACTGAGCCGGGAAAACAGCTGCCATATTCTGATGGTAAGAGCAGAACACAGCATCAAAACATCCTGCTTGCAGCCTTTGCTGGAAACTTCTGAGTATCATGAGATCTCAGTGTTGCAAATCCCACAAGTACTCCTGAGAACCCAGCTGGTACTTACAGGGCTTATTTTTGGGGGTGTTAAATTGTGGACAACAttggctggcactgccacaggtAGCTTAAAAGCCTGGTGTTATCAGGTGGCATTTTTCAAAGGCATTTGATGTCTTGCTGGAGACAGACATCTACAATAAGGAATATCTGTCCTGCTGCGTGCCACTCCCTCTAACCATGGCAGTTGTCCTTGAAATGGCGCTGCCAGTCCTATGACAAAGGGCATTGAAGCCCAAGAGCCTGCAGAGTCAAGTGGGAAGAGTTTTGGTCCCACACCAGAGTCTGCATGGGCCAGGACTCCAGTGTTCACAGGAGACAGCTCTCACACAGTCAGAGGCAGTAGTGGGAGCAGGACTAGGAGGTGGGAAGAATCTGGGCATGTCTTTTGGTGGGCGCTTCTCTGCACTGCAAACATTGGAACATCACCACCTTTAGCTGTGACATCCAGAGGTGGAACATCTCAAGTGTTGATTGTCAGCAACGGTCCATCATGTTCTTTGTCCCAGAGGGGTGGCTGGGCCCCAGGCTGCATGCAGCTTTCTGATGCCTACCATGCCTGAGGGGGAATGCTTTTATAAGTGGCTTTTCTGCTCCAAGGGGTGAAGGAAGGCATTCTTTGGAAGCGAGGTCGAGACAACGGGCAGTTCCTACCCCGCAAGTTCCTCTTGTCTGAGAGAGAGGGATGTCTGAAGTATTTCACCAAGCAGGATGTGAGTATGGTGGTCAACTCCCACCTCCGTGTGTGCTCCACCCAGAGTAGCAGGGTCACAGAGATGTTCTGATTTCCTACGCATGTTTCTGAGGTTGCCTTGCTCATCTCAGCTCAGGGATGATAACAAAACATGTTACTAAGGAGAAGGGTCCGCTTCCTACTCTCAGAGTGAATTTTCCTCATGCTCTCCCTTTGTGTTTCCCTCACTACTGAGAAAATGACTGATCTTTCACTTCACTCCTATCAATTTGCCTGGATGTGTAATCCTGCACCATTCCTGGAACCAACCCTTCACCTCACCGTGAGCCGTGTTGGCAAAAACCTTTTCTCTGGTTGGTTTTGAGGAGGGCTGCTTTTCTGCTCATTCATCTCTCTGAAATGAGTGGGGCAAGGGCTAAAATGCTGTCACAAGGGAGGGAATGGCTCAGGGTATGGAGAGGCAGGACACTCCGTCCAGAGGAACCCGGACAAGCTCCAGAAGTGGGCTGGTATGAACCTCAGAAGGTCTAAAAAGGCCAAGTACAAGGTTCTTCACCTGGGTCAGGCCTCTGACCCTGCCTTATCCCATTTAGTCAGTAGCTCAGGTCTCTTTCCTTCTAGGATTGCTCACGTTCAATGCCATTCTGTTTTCAGGCCAAAGAACCCAAAATCAATGTTAAAATAGATGTCATCAATGCTACCTTCCAGCCAGAGAAGATTGGGAACCCCAATGGCCTGCAGATCACCTATCTCAAAGACAATAAGACCCGGAATATATTTGTCTACCATGAAAGTGGAAAGGTATCTGGTTTTTACACTGAGGTGCTTTGAGGAGCTGCTGATATTAAATAGTGTGAAGCATGAGTAGGATGAGGTGTGTGAGTTGCTGTAGGTAGTAGGGTGGGGGTTCTGGCTCTGTTTGTGTATCTGTGAGAGAGTTTTGCTGCagggggcagggcaggagctctgaCTGAGTTGGTTTGTGTGGGAGGAGTTCTACAGGAGATGTGCTGCCCGTGCatgtggggagcagggcagccgAGCTGGCTGAGTGCATGTGAGGGAGATGCTGCGGAGGGAGAGCTGACTGTGTTTGTAGCTAACACGGGGCTGGGTGAGTTCAGATAGCCCACCCTTGCTCTGGCTAAGctttctgtcctgtgctgttccATCCCCAGGAGGTGGTGGACTGGTTCAACGCCATCCGCTCTGTGCAGTTCCATTACCTGAAGGTAGCATTTCCCATTGCCAGCGACAATGAG from Ficedula albicollis isolate OC2 chromosome 1A, FicAlb1.5, whole genome shotgun sequence carries:
- the LOC101821581 gene encoding arf-GAP with dual PH domain-containing protein 1-like, which codes for MAGGNERSMKALKEVWKRAENSLCADCGKPDPDWASSTLGVFICLSCSGIHRNIPSISKVKSLKMDYWDDAQVQFLAKHGNAVTKAMYEAHIPIYYYQPTYNDCQVLREQWIRAKYERKEFTEPGKQLPYSDGVKEGILWKRGRDNGQFLPRKFLLSEREGCLKYFTKQDAKEPKINVKIDVINATFQPEKIGNPNGLQITYLKDNKTRNIFVYHESGKEVVDWFNAIRSVQFHYLKVAFPIASDNEIKNRLTRNFLKEGYMEKTGPKQREAFKKRWFTLDHRRLMYFKDPLDAFAKGEVFVGSGENGYSVQKGLPSGTQGNFSWHYGITIVTPDREYLFTCETEADQLEWIRAFTSVINQAMTPQEYAIEAYFKFKS